A window of Haliscomenobacter hydrossis DSM 1100 contains these coding sequences:
- a CDS encoding RagB/SusD family nutrient uptake outer membrane protein, producing MKHHFKYIISFWAVLLVSSCGKEFLDISPVDRLTADNFYRTETEIKASTASLYGFPWFDFNDKFFWCAGDEMSGNIYHTWDQEGQFFYFSFTEGNAHISSGWRGLFRVISYANSIINDMPPAAAGKVSDVVINRALGEARFMRGTAYYMLAEFWGDVPIVENSTELVSANNLILPKNTRTSVYELVRRDLTFAAENLPTSDNPGRVTQWSAKGMLAKLYLTMAQNLSDGKSAENFGKAKALAAEVIETSGLSLLPNYADLFKIENNNNQESLFAMQWMEGSYGIGNSRQANWARSSVITGNSEAWGGGKGVTYDFIQDVEPGDKRQPSIYMKPGDHYPDINKTSGGYTFLLVNRDPNDPNITLENAPPVLNSLKKYIVGSAEDNAGKVSTGQAVALNQYIMRLADVYLVYAEATLGAAPSTADAKALQYFNAIRTRAGLPTKNSITFADILKERRIEFGLESISWFDVKRFYYRDPQAALAYLSAQEKEYTYFRINTPNAPDENTPAGYQLNPPASLVKVDASKMFLPIPAAEVVANAQLAPGAPAVEYQFK from the coding sequence ATGAAACATCATTTCAAATACATCATCTCCTTTTGGGCAGTACTTTTGGTCAGTTCTTGTGGCAAAGAATTCCTGGACATCTCGCCAGTAGACCGGTTGACTGCTGATAATTTTTACCGCACCGAAACTGAGATCAAAGCATCTACGGCTTCATTGTACGGTTTCCCCTGGTTTGATTTTAACGACAAGTTTTTCTGGTGTGCGGGCGACGAAATGTCGGGCAACATCTACCATACCTGGGACCAGGAAGGGCAGTTTTTCTACTTTTCCTTCACCGAAGGTAATGCGCACATTTCTTCCGGATGGAGAGGTTTGTTCCGCGTGATTTCTTACGCCAACTCCATCATCAACGACATGCCACCAGCAGCGGCGGGCAAAGTGAGTGACGTGGTGATCAATCGCGCACTGGGTGAAGCGCGTTTCATGCGGGGAACGGCTTATTACATGTTGGCCGAATTTTGGGGTGATGTGCCGATCGTAGAAAACTCTACCGAACTGGTATCGGCCAATAACCTGATTTTGCCCAAAAACACCCGCACAAGTGTGTATGAATTGGTACGCCGGGACTTGACATTTGCTGCCGAAAACCTGCCCACCTCGGACAACCCGGGGCGGGTAACCCAGTGGTCGGCCAAAGGCATGTTGGCCAAATTGTACTTGACCATGGCGCAAAATTTGAGCGATGGTAAGTCGGCGGAAAACTTTGGCAAAGCCAAAGCATTGGCTGCCGAAGTCATCGAAACCAGTGGCCTTTCTTTGCTGCCGAACTACGCAGACTTGTTCAAAATTGAAAACAACAACAATCAGGAGTCGCTTTTTGCCATGCAGTGGATGGAAGGATCTTATGGCATTGGCAACAGCCGTCAGGCCAACTGGGCACGCAGCTCGGTCATTACGGGCAACAGCGAAGCCTGGGGAGGTGGAAAAGGGGTTACCTATGATTTCATCCAGGATGTAGAGCCCGGAGACAAACGCCAGCCTTCGATTTACATGAAGCCCGGCGACCATTATCCCGACATCAACAAAACCAGTGGAGGCTACACCTTCCTACTGGTCAACCGTGACCCCAACGATCCGAACATCACCCTGGAAAATGCTCCGCCCGTACTCAATAGTTTGAAAAAATACATCGTGGGTAGTGCCGAAGACAACGCTGGAAAAGTATCTACCGGGCAAGCCGTCGCCTTGAACCAGTACATTATGCGTCTGGCGGATGTGTACCTGGTTTATGCGGAGGCAACCCTTGGGGCTGCACCTTCCACTGCCGATGCCAAAGCCTTGCAATACTTCAACGCCATCCGTACCCGCGCTGGCTTACCTACTAAAAACAGCATCACTTTTGCCGATATTTTGAAAGAACGCCGGATCGAGTTTGGCCTGGAGAGCATTAGCTGGTTTGACGTCAAACGGTTTTATTACCGCGACCCACAAGCCGCTTTGGCCTATTTGAGTGCGCAGGAGAAAGAGTACACTTACTTCCGCATCAATACGCCCAACGCTCCGGATGAAAATACCCCTGCTGGGTATCAATTGAATCCACCAGCCAGTCTGGTCAAGGTAGATGCCTC
- a CDS encoding SusC/RagA family TonB-linked outer membrane protein — MKFSTSFPSMMRWMMIPVGILFATLLSAQMRTITGRISSSDGEALIGATVQVQSTTVRGAVTDANGNYSIQAATGETLVFAYLGLASKTLQIGNETVVNMELEPDATLLEETVVVGYGTARKSDLTGAVGSVTGEQIKSSVFTNFDQALQGRIAGVQVTQNSGAPGGAASIRIRGANSITGSSEPLYVIDGIPFQGDGSGVSGFDWAGGANGQNRVNPLAAINPNDIVSIEVLKDASASAIYGARAANGVILVTTRRGKKGESKVSYNTFYAEQTLPRRIEMMNLPQFADYQAQVTADLGLQLNQRYLDPSLLGNGTDWQDEVFRNAGMNSHQLSVSGGTDKTTYAISGGLFQQDGIIIGSDFNRYTTRINLDNQVKSWLKIGGSFAYANTNEKITLNDGGDGVIIQALVMAPDVPVKDINGEYAGPEAQAGASSYNPVAAALQRNNTLQRQRIMANVYGDLTLMKGLTFRSELSFDDNNSLNKAFQPTYKWGVLINRENQLRQREESSFFWILKNYLTYNVTVGQKHKITAMLGQEAQKSNWEGSVVTKKNFSSNDIQVLSEGDDVTSRTSGWKDGAAIESYFGRFNYNLSERYLFTFTMRADGSSKFGPENRWGYFPSGSFAWRLGEEDFMKSLNTDVKLRIGYGEVGNQAIGNYLFGSALQTINTPFGTAYRLQQIANPKLKWEATQQWNVGVDLSLLKGRVDMTIDLYQKRTNDMLLQLSVPSYLGGSGYNDIRAPFANVGQMENKGIDLSLNSRNIKNDNFSWNTDFTLSLNRNKVVALDDDARVYWRNLYWYSEFQTATRTGVGLPLGQFYGYVTDGLFSSQEDILAHAVQIADPANEGKNLVDKRTGVWIGDIRFKDLNGDGVINTNDQTIIGNPNPDFTIGLNNTFSYKNFDLTLYLTGSYGAEILNYSRVQIEGQTTIFGNQARTVDNRVRYGLKNPAGSDLDPANVILANPGAALPRPTTTDNNRNTRMSDRFIEDGSYTRIQNIRLGYTFPTQMLQKFRVQKLRLYVNAQNVYTITNYSGYDPEIGAFNQDPLLQNVDMGRYPTPRVITFGLDVDF; from the coding sequence ATGAAGTTCTCTACATCTTTTCCAAGTATGATGAGGTGGATGATGATTCCAGTAGGAATACTCTTCGCCACGCTATTGAGTGCTCAGATGCGGACCATCACCGGACGAATCAGCTCGTCGGACGGAGAAGCCCTGATTGGCGCAACCGTTCAGGTGCAGTCCACTACAGTCCGCGGTGCGGTCACTGATGCGAATGGAAACTATTCCATTCAAGCAGCCACCGGTGAAACCCTGGTGTTTGCTTACCTGGGCCTTGCTTCCAAAACCCTGCAAATAGGGAACGAAACTGTTGTAAACATGGAATTGGAACCCGACGCTACCTTGTTGGAAGAAACGGTGGTGGTGGGTTATGGTACCGCCAGAAAAAGCGACCTGACTGGTGCGGTTGGCTCAGTTACGGGCGAACAAATCAAAAGTTCGGTGTTCACCAACTTTGACCAGGCCTTGCAAGGTCGGATTGCGGGGGTACAAGTAACCCAAAACTCGGGTGCACCGGGTGGCGCTGCCTCCATCCGCATTCGAGGAGCCAACTCCATTACGGGTTCCAGTGAACCACTTTATGTCATCGACGGAATTCCTTTCCAGGGTGATGGTTCGGGGGTATCGGGTTTTGACTGGGCGGGCGGGGCCAATGGCCAAAACCGCGTCAACCCGCTGGCGGCCATCAACCCCAACGACATCGTGAGCATTGAAGTACTAAAAGATGCGTCTGCTTCGGCGATCTACGGCGCTCGTGCGGCCAACGGCGTGATCCTCGTAACCACCCGGCGCGGCAAAAAGGGCGAATCAAAAGTATCGTACAACACTTTTTACGCCGAACAAACCCTGCCACGGCGCATCGAAATGATGAACCTGCCTCAGTTTGCCGATTATCAGGCCCAAGTTACCGCCGATTTGGGTTTACAATTGAACCAGCGCTACCTGGATCCCAGCCTTTTGGGCAATGGTACCGATTGGCAGGATGAAGTTTTCCGCAACGCGGGCATGAACAGCCACCAGCTTTCAGTCAGTGGGGGCACCGACAAAACCACGTATGCCATCTCTGGTGGCCTTTTCCAACAAGACGGGATCATCATTGGTTCGGATTTTAACCGTTATACCACCCGCATAAACTTAGACAATCAAGTAAAAAGTTGGCTCAAAATTGGCGGTAGCTTTGCTTACGCCAATACCAACGAAAAAATCACCCTCAACGACGGGGGCGACGGCGTAATCATTCAAGCCCTGGTGATGGCACCCGATGTACCTGTGAAGGACATCAATGGGGAATACGCCGGTCCAGAGGCACAAGCCGGAGCGTCGTCTTACAACCCGGTTGCCGCGGCTTTGCAGCGCAACAATACCCTGCAGCGCCAACGCATCATGGCCAACGTGTACGGAGATTTGACCTTGATGAAAGGCCTGACCTTCCGCTCAGAACTCAGTTTTGACGACAACAACTCTTTGAACAAAGCCTTCCAGCCAACTTACAAGTGGGGAGTACTGATCAACCGTGAAAACCAGTTGCGTCAGCGGGAGGAGAGCAGCTTCTTTTGGATTTTGAAAAACTACCTTACTTATAATGTGACGGTAGGCCAAAAGCACAAGATAACCGCCATGCTGGGGCAGGAAGCCCAAAAGTCCAACTGGGAAGGCTCCGTAGTGACCAAGAAGAACTTTTCTTCCAACGACATTCAAGTGTTGAGTGAGGGAGATGACGTCACCTCCCGTACCTCAGGATGGAAAGACGGGGCTGCCATTGAGTCCTACTTTGGCCGCTTCAACTACAATTTGAGCGAACGTTACCTCTTTACCTTCACCATGCGTGCCGACGGTTCCTCCAAATTTGGTCCCGAAAACCGCTGGGGTTACTTCCCTTCGGGCTCATTTGCCTGGAGATTGGGCGAAGAAGACTTCATGAAAAGTTTGAATACCGACGTGAAACTGCGCATTGGTTATGGCGAAGTGGGCAACCAGGCCATCGGCAACTACCTCTTTGGTTCGGCATTACAAACCATCAATACCCCTTTTGGCACTGCTTACCGCCTGCAACAAATTGCCAACCCCAAACTGAAGTGGGAAGCTACTCAGCAGTGGAACGTCGGGGTTGACCTTTCTTTGCTCAAAGGTCGGGTTGATATGACCATCGATTTGTACCAAAAGCGCACCAACGACATGTTGCTGCAACTCTCTGTACCTAGCTACCTGGGTGGTTCGGGTTACAACGACATCCGCGCTCCGTTCGCCAACGTAGGGCAAATGGAAAACAAGGGGATCGACCTGTCTTTGAATTCCCGCAACATTAAAAACGACAATTTCAGCTGGAATACCGACTTTACCCTCTCCCTGAACCGCAACAAAGTGGTCGCACTGGACGATGACGCCCGCGTTTATTGGAGGAACCTTTACTGGTACAGCGAATTCCAAACCGCTACCCGTACGGGAGTAGGTTTGCCATTGGGCCAGTTTTATGGGTATGTGACCGATGGGTTGTTTAGCAGCCAGGAAGACATTTTGGCCCACGCGGTACAAATTGCTGATCCGGCCAACGAAGGCAAAAACCTAGTGGACAAAAGAACGGGCGTGTGGATTGGCGACATCCGCTTCAAAGACCTGAACGGTGACGGCGTAATCAACACCAACGACCAAACCATCATCGGCAACCCCAACCCGGATTTCACCATTGGTTTGAACAACACCTTTAGCTACAAAAATTTCGACCTGACCCTTTATTTGACGGGATCATACGGCGCGGAAATTCTGAACTACTCGCGGGTACAAATTGAAGGCCAAACCACCATTTTTGGCAACCAGGCTCGCACGGTAGACAACCGCGTACGTTACGGACTTAAAAATCCAGCAGGTTCTGATCTCGATCCCGCCAACGTTATTCTGGCCAATCCAGGTGCGGCATTGCCCCGGCCTACCACGACCGACAACAACCGGAACACCCGCATGTCGGATCGTTTCATCGAAGATGGTTCGTATACCCGCATCCAGAACATCCGCCTGGGCTATACTTTCCCCACGCAGATGCTGCAAAAATTCCGCGTCCAGAAATTGAGATTGTACGTCAACGCCCAGAACGTGTACACGATCACGAACTATTCCGGTTATGATCCAGAAATTGGTGCTTTCAACCAGGATCCGCTGCTGCAAAACGTCGACATGGGCCGTTATCCAACCCCTCGGGTGATCACTTTTGGATTGGATGTTGATTTCTGA